In Janthinobacterium sp. J1-1, a single genomic region encodes these proteins:
- a CDS encoding methanol/ethanol family PQQ-dependent dehydrogenase gives MQPVFPRPIAFAILALIAGAVSAADAKVTWDDIANADKGTANVLSYGLGLKAQRHSLAKKINTKNVDQIVPAWTFSFGGEKQRGQEAQALVHDGIIYVTASYSRIYALDAKTGKQLWAYEHRLPDDIRPCCDVVNRGPAIYGDKVYFGTLDARMVALNKNTGKVMWNEKFGDQKLGYTMTGAPFVIREKGGRVLLIHGNSGDEFGAQGWLFARDPDTGAEVWARPLVEGHVGRTDGKPGTPTGDAKAPSWPRDKDGKLREAWEHGGGAPWQTASFDPETNTIVIGAGNPAPWNTWERTKEGDDPRNWDSLFTSGQAYVDASTGELKGFYQHTPNDAWDFSGNNSVVLFDYKDAKTGKLVKASAHADRNGYFYVTDRTKLALGAGYPNKPTSLINAWPFVDGINWATSIDLKTGRPVENGKRPPLPEAGADKGKAVFVSPPFLGGTNWMPMSYSPDTGLFYIPANHWGMDYWTEQIHYKAGSAYLGQGFRIKRLYEDHIGTLRAIDPKTGKIVWENKEKFPLWGGTLTTAGGLLITGTSDGFVKAFDAKTGKELWKYQTGSGVVSVPVTWEQDGEQYIGLSSGYGGAVPLWGGDMAELTKQVTQGGSYWVFKLPKAPSSKVANKVASK, from the coding sequence ATGCAGCCAGTATTTCCACGTCCAATCGCTTTCGCCATCCTCGCCCTGATCGCCGGCGCCGTCTCGGCGGCCGACGCCAAGGTCACCTGGGACGATATCGCCAACGCCGACAAGGGCACCGCCAATGTGCTCAGTTACGGCCTGGGCCTGAAAGCGCAGCGCCACAGCCTGGCGAAAAAAATCAACACGAAGAATGTCGATCAGATCGTGCCTGCCTGGACCTTCTCGTTCGGTGGCGAAAAGCAGCGCGGCCAGGAAGCGCAGGCGCTGGTCCATGATGGCATCATCTATGTGACGGCCTCGTACTCGCGCATTTACGCGCTGGACGCCAAGACCGGCAAGCAGTTGTGGGCCTATGAACACCGGCTGCCCGACGATATCCGCCCGTGCTGCGATGTGGTCAACCGGGGCCCGGCCATCTATGGCGACAAGGTCTATTTCGGCACGCTGGACGCGCGCATGGTGGCCCTGAACAAGAACACCGGCAAGGTGATGTGGAACGAGAAATTCGGCGACCAGAAGCTGGGCTACACGATGACGGGCGCGCCGTTCGTGATCCGCGAAAAAGGCGGCCGCGTGCTGCTCATACACGGTAACTCGGGCGATGAATTCGGCGCCCAGGGCTGGCTGTTCGCGCGCGATCCGGACACCGGCGCGGAAGTATGGGCGCGGCCGCTGGTCGAAGGCCATGTGGGCCGCACCGACGGCAAACCGGGCACGCCGACCGGCGACGCCAAGGCGCCCAGCTGGCCGCGCGACAAGGACGGCAAGCTGCGCGAAGCGTGGGAACACGGCGGCGGCGCGCCATGGCAGACGGCGTCGTTCGACCCGGAGACCAACACCATCGTCATCGGCGCCGGCAACCCCGCGCCCTGGAATACCTGGGAGCGCACCAAGGAAGGCGACGACCCGCGCAACTGGGACAGCCTGTTCACCTCGGGCCAGGCCTATGTCGACGCCAGCACGGGCGAGCTGAAAGGCTTTTACCAGCACACGCCGAACGACGCCTGGGATTTTTCGGGCAATAACTCGGTGGTGCTGTTCGACTACAAGGACGCCAAAACGGGCAAGCTGGTCAAGGCCTCCGCGCACGCCGACCGCAATGGCTATTTCTATGTAACCGACCGCACGAAACTGGCCCTGGGCGCCGGCTATCCGAACAAGCCGACGTCATTGATCAATGCCTGGCCTTTTGTCGACGGCATCAACTGGGCCACCAGCATCGACCTGAAAACCGGCCGGCCGGTGGAAAACGGCAAGCGCCCGCCGCTGCCGGAAGCGGGCGCCGACAAGGGCAAGGCCGTCTTCGTCTCGCCGCCTTTCCTGGGCGGCACCAACTGGATGCCGATGTCGTATTCGCCGGACACCGGTCTGTTCTATATCCCCGCCAACCACTGGGGCATGGATTACTGGACCGAGCAGATCCACTACAAGGCCGGTTCGGCCTACCTGGGCCAGGGCTTCCGCATCAAGCGCCTGTATGAAGACCATATCGGCACCCTGCGCGCCATAGATCCGAAGACCGGCAAGATCGTCTGGGAAAACAAGGAAAAATTCCCGCTGTGGGGCGGCACTCTGACCACCGCCGGCGGCCTGCTGATCACGGGAACCTCGGACGGCTTCGTGAAAGCGTTTGACGCGAAGACGGGCAAGGAACTGTGGAAGTACCAGACCGGCTCCGGCGTGGTGTCCGTGCCCGTCACTTGGGAACAGGATGGCGAACAGTATAT
- a CDS encoding high-potential iron-sulfur protein, whose protein sequence is MHQAPRRHFLCQLLAVGGMGAASLAGAQSTAPKVDEDSDQAKALGYRHDTNTVDSKKYPQHKPAQHCANCSFFQGKKDDAWAGCAMFGRKQIAGPGWCLAWAKLPG, encoded by the coding sequence ATGCATCAAGCACCACGCCGCCATTTTCTTTGCCAGCTGCTCGCCGTCGGCGGCATGGGCGCAGCCTCGCTCGCCGGCGCACAATCGACCGCGCCGAAAGTCGACGAGGACAGCGACCAGGCCAAGGCGCTCGGCTACCGCCACGATACGAACACGGTTGATAGCAAAAAATACCCGCAACACAAGCCGGCACAGCACTGTGCCAACTGTTCTTTCTTCCAAGGGAAAAAGGACGATGCCTGGGCGGGGTGCGCCATGTTCGGCCGCAAGCAGATTGCCGGGCCGGGCTGGTGCCTGGCGTGGGCCAAGCTTCCTGGTTAG
- the pedF gene encoding cytochrome c-550 PedF translates to MTPRISTTSNIRRLRTVRLAAGGLACMLAAAAVWAHGNMTPQAVDTSTLPQLGAEWRTENPYRNNAEAIRIGSAAYTQNCARCHGLEAVSGGMAPDLRKLDNDCAALPDAKKKDGCAQEIDQYVLDTVRHGRSRNGAVYMPPFEGVFSQEAIWAVKAYLETRREMPL, encoded by the coding sequence ATGACCCCACGTATTTCTACCACCAGCAATATCCGGCGCCTGCGCACGGTGCGCCTTGCAGCCGGCGGCCTCGCCTGCATGCTGGCGGCCGCGGCCGTCTGGGCCCACGGCAATATGACGCCGCAGGCGGTCGACACGTCCACACTGCCACAATTGGGCGCCGAGTGGCGCACGGAAAACCCATACCGTAACAATGCGGAAGCGATACGGATCGGCAGCGCCGCCTACACCCAGAACTGCGCCCGCTGCCACGGGCTGGAAGCCGTCTCGGGCGGCATGGCGCCGGACTTGCGCAAGCTCGACAATGACTGTGCGGCCTTGCCCGACGCCAAGAAAAAAGATGGTTGTGCGCAGGAGATCGATCAATATGTGCTGGACACGGTGCGCCATGGCCGCTCGCGCAATGGCGCCGTCTACATGCCGCCATTCGAGGGGGTATTCAGCCAGGAGGCGATCTGGGCGGTAAAGGCCTACCTGGAAACACGGCGCGAGATGCCGTTGTAA
- the adh gene encoding aldehyde dehydrogenase, with amino-acid sequence MNLADISKLGVANPFKQRYDNYIGGKFVAPVKGEYFGNITPITGQVFCEVARSTAEDVELALDAAHAAKEAWGKTSQTERANILNKIADRMEANLSLIATAETIDNGKPIRETTAADIPLAIDHFRYFAGCIRAQEGSVAQIDSETYAYHFHEPLGVVGQIIPWNFPILMAVWKLAPALAAGNCVVLKPAEQTPASIMVLIELIGDLLPPGVLNIVNGYGLEAGKPLASNKRIAKIAFTGETGTGRLIMQYAAQNLIPVTLELGGKSPNIFFADVMDADDAFFDKCLEGFAMFALNQGEVCTCPSRVLIQESIYEAFIARALERVAKIKQGNPLDATTMLGAQASQEQLEKILSYIDIGKQEGAEVLAGGERNTQGGDLEQGYYVRPTVFKGDNSMRIFQEEIFGPVVSVTTFKDEADALRIANDTLYGLGAGLWTRDGSRAFRVGRAIQAGRVWTNCYHLYPAHAAFGGYKQSGIGRENHKMMLDHYQQTKNLLVSYSPNALGFF; translated from the coding sequence ATGAATCTGGCAGACATCAGCAAACTGGGCGTAGCCAATCCCTTCAAACAGCGCTACGACAACTATATCGGCGGCAAATTCGTCGCTCCCGTCAAAGGCGAATACTTCGGCAATATCACGCCGATCACCGGCCAGGTCTTCTGCGAAGTGGCCCGTTCCACTGCCGAAGACGTGGAGCTGGCGCTGGACGCCGCCCACGCCGCCAAGGAAGCGTGGGGCAAGACCTCGCAAACCGAACGCGCCAATATCCTCAACAAAATCGCCGACCGCATGGAAGCGAATCTGTCGCTGATCGCCACCGCCGAAACCATCGACAACGGCAAGCCGATCCGTGAAACCACGGCCGCCGACATCCCGCTGGCGATCGACCACTTCCGTTACTTTGCCGGTTGCATCCGCGCCCAGGAAGGTTCCGTTGCACAGATCGACTCGGAAACCTATGCCTATCACTTCCATGAGCCGCTGGGCGTGGTGGGCCAGATCATTCCGTGGAACTTCCCGATTTTGATGGCTGTCTGGAAGCTGGCGCCGGCCCTGGCCGCCGGCAATTGCGTGGTGCTCAAGCCGGCCGAGCAGACGCCGGCCTCGATCATGGTCTTGATCGAACTGATCGGCGACCTGCTGCCGCCCGGCGTGCTCAATATCGTCAACGGCTATGGCCTGGAAGCGGGCAAGCCGCTGGCATCCAATAAACGCATCGCCAAGATCGCATTCACCGGCGAGACGGGTACCGGCCGTTTGATCATGCAATACGCGGCGCAGAACCTGATACCCGTCACCCTGGAACTGGGCGGCAAGTCGCCGAATATCTTCTTTGCCGACGTGATGGACGCCGACGACGCCTTCTTCGACAAATGCCTGGAAGGCTTCGCCATGTTCGCGCTGAACCAGGGCGAGGTGTGCACCTGTCCGTCGCGCGTGCTGATCCAGGAATCGATCTACGAAGCCTTCATCGCGCGCGCCCTGGAGCGCGTGGCCAAGATCAAGCAGGGCAATCCGCTCGATGCGACCACCATGCTGGGCGCGCAGGCGTCGCAGGAACAGCTGGAAAAAATCCTCTCGTATATCGACATCGGCAAGCAGGAAGGCGCCGAAGTGCTGGCCGGCGGCGAGCGCAATACGCAGGGCGGCGACCTGGAACAGGGCTATTACGTGCGTCCTACCGTGTTCAAGGGCGACAACAGCATGCGCATCTTCCAGGAAGAGATCTTCGGGCCGGTGGTGTCGGTCACCACCTTCAAGGATGAAGCGGACGCGCTGCGCATCGCCAACGACACCTTGTACGGCCTGGGCGCGGGTCTCTGGACGCGCGACGGTTCGCGCGCCTTCCGCGTCGGCCGCGCCATCCAGGCCGGCCGCGTGTGGACCAATTGCTACCACCTGTATCCGGCCCACGCCGCGTTCGGCGGCTACAAGCAGTCGGGTATCGGCCGTGAAAACCACAAGATGATGCTGGACCACTACCAGCAGACGAAAAACCTGCTGGTGTCGTACAGCCCGAACGCGCTGGGTTTCTTCTAA
- a CDS encoding DUF779 domain-containing protein — translation MTMERVTATPAALDMLATLRGKHGPLMFFQSGGCCDGSAPMCYAAGEFNLSDTDVYLGNLDGTPFYMGIEQFAYWEHTQLIIDVVDGNGGMFSLDNGTGRRFLTRSRLFTDDELAQLQHPSKGVTN, via the coding sequence ATGACCATGGAACGCGTGACGGCCACCCCGGCCGCGCTCGACATGCTGGCCACCCTGCGCGGCAAGCATGGCCCGCTGATGTTTTTCCAGTCGGGCGGCTGCTGCGACGGCAGCGCGCCGATGTGCTACGCGGCCGGCGAGTTCAACCTCTCCGACACCGACGTCTACCTCGGCAATCTGGACGGCACGCCGTTCTACATGGGCATCGAGCAGTTCGCCTACTGGGAACATACGCAGCTGATCATCGACGTGGTCGATGGCAACGGCGGCATGTTCTCGCTCGATAACGGCACGGGCCGGCGCTTCCTCACGCGCTCGCGCCTGTTCACCGATGACGAGCTGGCGCAGCTGCAGCACCCCTCGAAGGGTGTGACGAACTAG
- a CDS encoding 4Fe-4S binding protein codes for MMPTMARCRRAITLALCLAAGVLALLIGATSAHAGVMTQAELARRFPAPLTVGERDAELPVWPLFRQGGSGGELAGYVFESVDLAPIPGFSGVPVNLLVAIDPSGRFLGVEVLSQHEPVFQYGLGEAPLFEFVRQYQGISLKQHIGIETNGRRAHAADASRVQIDGISKATVSVRIINESVLAAALLVSRRKLGFGAGKGAAGIARVRTDLPDAIGFQRLLEDGLVRHLRVTNAEMEKLYAGSDGARLDEEALRQPDDVFIDLYLACVSVPGVARSLLTEASLAKLKPWIEQGDQAILVMSSGRHRVPGDDFTRGGIPERLLLRQHELAIDMRDLDLDLKLLPGISVPADASLTVFRVPAEAGLDPGAAFDFTVPVTRSKGQFYPERIVRQLPVSYRVPSRFLIAAPGDTSWHAAWMDRRGDLLILLVGLAVLALALSMPRKLSSDGRRFGWFRFAYLLFTIGFIGYHAQAQLSIVNLTGIVQALVAGRSLSFLLHDPMTVALWAFVLVSLLLWGRGTFCGWLCPFGALQELTGKLARWCKLPQVKISRTVDKRLKRVKYGALALIVASALTGLAIDTLVELEPFKTAITLNFVRALPYAAYALALLAASAFIHKFFCRYLCPLGAALALLGRFRLLHWLPRRSECGTPCQTCRHRCDYQAIKPDGAVVYAECFQCMDCVVIHESEQRCAPRLLELKRARTIPIHADPGGAT; via the coding sequence ATGATGCCTACCATGGCGCGCTGCCGGCGCGCGATAACGCTCGCCTTGTGCCTGGCGGCGGGCGTGCTGGCGCTGCTGATCGGCGCCACCTCCGCCCATGCCGGCGTGATGACGCAGGCCGAACTGGCGCGCCGTTTTCCGGCGCCATTGACAGTCGGCGAGCGCGATGCGGAACTGCCGGTCTGGCCCCTGTTCCGCCAGGGAGGCAGTGGCGGCGAGCTGGCCGGTTATGTATTTGAATCGGTCGACCTGGCGCCCATCCCCGGTTTTTCGGGCGTGCCCGTCAATCTGCTGGTGGCGATCGATCCTTCCGGACGCTTTCTCGGCGTCGAGGTGCTGTCGCAGCATGAGCCGGTGTTCCAATATGGCCTGGGCGAAGCGCCGCTATTTGAATTCGTCAGGCAGTACCAGGGCATCTCGCTGAAACAGCATATCGGCATCGAGACCAATGGCCGGCGCGCGCATGCAGCCGATGCGTCGCGCGTACAGATCGACGGCATCTCCAAGGCGACCGTTTCGGTGCGCATCATCAATGAAAGCGTGCTGGCGGCGGCCTTGCTGGTGTCGCGCCGCAAGCTGGGGTTTGGCGCCGGCAAGGGCGCGGCCGGCATCGCCCGCGTGCGCACGGACCTGCCGGATGCAATCGGGTTCCAGCGCTTGCTCGAAGACGGGCTGGTACGCCATCTGCGCGTCACCAACGCTGAAATGGAAAAGCTGTACGCCGGCAGCGATGGCGCGCGGCTCGATGAAGAAGCGCTGCGCCAGCCGGATGATGTTTTTATCGACCTGTATCTCGCCTGCGTCTCCGTGCCCGGCGTGGCGCGCAGCCTGCTGACGGAAGCCAGCCTGGCAAAACTCAAGCCCTGGATAGAGCAGGGCGACCAGGCCATCCTCGTCATGTCGTCCGGCCGCCACCGCGTGCCGGGTGACGATTTTACGCGCGGCGGTATACCCGAGCGGCTGCTGCTGCGCCAGCATGAACTGGCGATCGACATGCGCGACCTCGACCTGGACCTGAAACTGCTGCCCGGTATTTCCGTTCCCGCGGACGCCAGCCTGACGGTCTTTCGCGTGCCTGCCGAGGCCGGCCTCGACCCTGGCGCCGCCTTTGACTTTACGGTACCGGTCACGCGCAGCAAGGGCCAGTTCTATCCGGAGCGCATAGTGCGCCAGCTGCCGGTCAGCTATCGCGTGCCGTCGCGCTTCCTGATCGCCGCGCCGGGCGATACCAGCTGGCATGCGGCATGGATGGACCGGCGCGGCGATCTGCTGATCCTGCTCGTCGGACTGGCCGTGCTGGCGCTGGCGTTGTCCATGCCGCGCAAGCTGAGCAGCGATGGTCGCCGTTTCGGCTGGTTCCGTTTTGCGTATCTGTTATTTACCATCGGCTTTATCGGCTACCATGCGCAGGCGCAGCTCTCCATCGTCAATCTGACCGGCATCGTGCAAGCGCTGGTGGCCGGCCGCAGCCTGTCATTCCTGCTGCACGATCCGATGACGGTGGCATTGTGGGCCTTCGTGCTGGTCTCGCTGCTGCTGTGGGGACGAGGCACATTCTGCGGCTGGCTATGTCCGTTCGGCGCGCTGCAGGAGTTGACCGGCAAGCTGGCCAGGTGGTGCAAGCTGCCGCAAGTGAAAATAAGCCGCACAGTGGATAAACGTCTCAAGCGCGTCAAATACGGTGCGCTGGCGCTGATCGTCGCCAGCGCGCTGACAGGGTTGGCCATCGATACGCTGGTGGAGCTGGAGCCGTTCAAGACGGCCATTACCCTCAACTTCGTGCGCGCCTTGCCATATGCGGCGTATGCGCTGGCGCTGCTGGCGGCCAGCGCCTTTATCCACAAATTCTTTTGCCGCTATCTGTGTCCGCTGGGCGCGGCGCTGGCGCTGCTGGGACGTTTTCGCCTGCTCCACTGGCTGCCGCGCCGCAGCGAATGCGGCACGCCGTGCCAGACCTGCCGCCATCGCTGCGACTACCAGGCGATCAAGCCCGATGGCGCGGTTGTGTATGCGGAATGTTTCCAGTGCATGGACTGCGTGGTGATCCACGAAAGCGAGCAGCGCTGCGCACCGCGCCTGCTGGAACTGAAGCGCGCCCGCACCATCCCCATTCATGCCGATCCAGGAGGTGCCACATGA
- a CDS encoding FAD:protein FMN transferase — MKRRSFLSASLGAIAAGSCAWPRHAPVHTGIALAFGTTIQIALVHEDEQVARMAISDALAAAQRVDRLMSIYQPASQVYQLNRDGVLHRPDPQLLAVLAQARALSQLTDGAFDITVQPLWRAWREAVARGALPAPAQRRQAKAMVDWRQLVFDERRVVLAPGMAITLNGLAQGYAADMALAAVQAHGIRHALLDTGEFVARGRKRAHQPWALGVRDPRDDQALAATLFINGCGVATSGDYESVFTPDYLHHHIFDPAAGDSPQELASVTVMAPTGMLADGLSTACMVLGRERAALLAASLPGVDLLAIDKQGREWRSPGFPPEAS, encoded by the coding sequence ATGAAACGCCGCAGTTTCTTGAGCGCCTCGCTGGGCGCCATCGCCGCAGGCAGCTGCGCCTGGCCGCGTCATGCACCCGTGCATACCGGTATCGCACTGGCTTTTGGCACCACCATCCAGATCGCGCTCGTGCATGAGGACGAGCAGGTGGCGCGCATGGCGATCAGCGACGCGCTGGCGGCGGCGCAGCGGGTCGACCGCCTGATGAGCATTTACCAGCCGGCCAGCCAGGTCTACCAACTGAACCGCGATGGCGTGCTGCATCGACCCGATCCGCAGTTGCTGGCGGTGCTGGCGCAGGCGCGCGCATTGTCGCAGCTGACGGACGGCGCCTTCGATATCACCGTCCAGCCTTTGTGGCGCGCCTGGCGCGAGGCGGTCGCGCGCGGCGCCTTGCCGGCCCCGGCGCAGCGGCGGCAGGCCAAAGCGATGGTGGACTGGCGCCAGCTTGTTTTCGATGAGCGGCGGGTAGTCCTGGCGCCCGGCATGGCGATCACCCTCAACGGCCTGGCGCAAGGGTATGCGGCCGATATGGCGCTGGCGGCGGTGCAGGCGCATGGCATCCGGCATGCGCTGCTCGATACGGGCGAATTCGTGGCGCGCGGACGCAAGCGCGCGCATCAACCGTGGGCACTCGGCGTGCGCGATCCGCGCGACGATCAGGCGCTGGCGGCGACCCTGTTCATCAACGGCTGCGGCGTGGCGACCTCGGGCGATTACGAAAGCGTATTTACGCCCGATTATCTGCACCACCATATCTTCGATCCTGCGGCGGGGGACTCGCCGCAGGAACTGGCCAGCGTGACCGTGATGGCGCCGACCGGCATGCTGGCCGATGGCTTGTCGACCGCCTGCATGGTGCTGGGCCGTGAAAGGGCGGCGCTGCTGGCGGCCAGCCTGCCCGGCGTCGACCTGCTGGCCATCGACAAGCAGGGCCGCGAATGGCGTTCACCCGGTTTTCCACCGGAAGCATCATGA
- a CDS encoding sigma-54-dependent Fis family transcriptional regulator, with product MHRPTATDLNRSTPASAWPDNMPLIIETSHRRSVDYGLRPESVADFSPLARSDLTVLIEQNRLLHAHAVPAMETLYQQIVNTHNMVILTDATGVIVHSLGDDDFLEKASRVALQPGVAWSEASKGTNAIGTAIAEKSPTLVHADQHYLAANHFLTCSAAPITDHLGNVIGVLDVSGDQRSFHKHTMALVRMSALMIENQLFSATFEDSITLHFHTRPEFIGTLMEGIASFSPGGRFLAANRNGLFQLGLPFSALQSHTFSSLFGLPVSALYEHYRTAAPGLLTLCMHNGVRVYGRAQLRLANNVFQQSLSNDRPVVAANQAAAQARRLSGLRYLRTGDPQLELVIDKVTRVLGKDIPIMIMGETGTGKELLAQAIHNDSPRAMSPFVAVNCASIPETLIESELFGYEDGAFTGARKKGAIGKILQANGGTLFLDEIGDMPFSLQARLLRVLQERMVTPLGSDKSIPVNVELICATNHNLRERMARGLFREDLYYRLNGLVVKLPPLRERTDLETVVKKILSTEAEHGRHHVSPEILALFRQHRWPGNFRQLTNLLRTAIVMAGDETEICLRHMPDDFLDDIEQHPDTAAGIEAGTDRLLAQGANLEEMEQSVIAKSLAANGGNVSATARALGVSRNTIYRKIPGLK from the coding sequence ATGCACCGTCCTACTGCTACAGATCTGAACAGGTCGACGCCGGCGTCCGCCTGGCCGGACAATATGCCGCTGATTATCGAGACTTCACACCGGCGCTCGGTCGACTATGGCTTGCGACCGGAATCGGTGGCCGACTTCAGCCCGCTGGCGCGCAGCGACCTGACGGTGCTGATCGAGCAGAACCGGCTGCTGCACGCGCACGCCGTGCCGGCCATGGAGACGCTGTACCAGCAGATCGTCAATACCCACAATATGGTGATCTTGACGGACGCCACCGGCGTGATCGTCCATTCGCTGGGCGACGACGACTTCCTGGAAAAAGCCAGCCGGGTCGCGCTGCAGCCTGGCGTGGCCTGGTCGGAGGCCAGCAAGGGCACCAATGCGATCGGCACGGCAATCGCGGAAAAATCGCCGACTCTCGTACATGCCGACCAGCACTACCTGGCCGCCAACCATTTTCTGACCTGCTCGGCCGCGCCGATTACCGACCACCTGGGCAATGTGATCGGCGTGCTTGATGTGTCCGGCGACCAGCGCAGCTTTCACAAGCACACCATGGCGCTGGTGCGCATGTCGGCGCTGATGATCGAAAACCAGCTGTTCTCGGCCACTTTCGAGGACTCGATTACCTTGCACTTTCATACCCGGCCCGAATTCATCGGTACCCTGATGGAGGGGATTGCGTCGTTCAGCCCGGGTGGACGCTTCCTGGCCGCCAACCGCAATGGCCTGTTCCAGCTGGGACTGCCGTTTTCCGCGCTGCAGTCGCATACCTTCAGTTCGCTGTTCGGCCTGCCCGTCTCGGCCCTGTATGAGCACTACCGCACCGCCGCGCCCGGCCTGCTGACCCTGTGCATGCACAATGGCGTGCGCGTGTATGGCCGCGCCCAGCTACGGCTGGCCAACAACGTGTTCCAGCAATCGCTGAGCAATGACAGGCCCGTCGTCGCCGCCAACCAGGCTGCGGCCCAGGCGCGGCGCCTGTCCGGCCTGCGCTACCTGCGCACCGGCGATCCGCAGCTGGAACTGGTGATCGACAAGGTCACGCGCGTGCTGGGCAAGGATATCCCCATCATGATCATGGGCGAAACGGGCACCGGCAAGGAACTGTTGGCGCAGGCCATCCATAACGATTCACCGCGCGCCATGAGTCCTTTCGTGGCCGTCAACTGCGCCTCGATTCCGGAAACGCTGATCGAGTCCGAACTGTTCGGCTACGAGGACGGGGCGTTTACCGGCGCGCGCAAGAAAGGCGCGATCGGCAAGATATTGCAGGCCAATGGCGGCACGCTGTTCCTCGACGAGATCGGCGACATGCCCTTCAGCCTGCAGGCACGCCTGCTGCGCGTGCTGCAGGAGCGCATGGTCACGCCGCTGGGCAGCGACAAGTCGATTCCCGTCAACGTGGAACTGATCTGCGCCACCAACCACAATCTGCGCGAGCGCATGGCACGCGGCCTGTTCCGCGAGGATCTGTATTACCGGCTCAACGGCCTGGTGGTCAAGCTGCCGCCGCTGCGCGAGCGCACCGACCTGGAAACCGTGGTGAAGAAAATCCTGTCGACGGAAGCGGAACACGGCCGCCATCACGTGTCGCCGGAAATCCTGGCGCTGTTCCGCCAGCACCGCTGGCCCGGCAACTTCCGCCAGCTGACCAATCTGCTGCGCACCGCCATCGTGATGGCCGGCGACGAGACGGAAATCTGCCTGCGCCATATGCCCGACGACTTCCTCGACGATATCGAACAACATCCGGATACCGCAGCGGGCATTGAGGCCGGCACCGACCGCCTGCTGGCCCAGGGCGCCAACCTGGAAGAGATGGAACAGTCGGTGATCGCGAAGTCGCTGGCGGCGAACGGCGGCAATGTCTCGGCCACGGCGCGCGCGCTGGGCGTATCGCGCAATACGATTTATCGGAAAATTCCCGGCCTGAAGTAG
- a CDS encoding acyloxyacyl hydrolase: protein MFFKKNLLTCVAAAAALMAATSSFAADDKLIDSVYGEYAKGVKIQMVRAGVTSNWDKAWFVSNGTQLSGYWDASIGGWDGKSYRNVPGQHQRLWDLGFTPVFRFENTNKLGFYAEAGIGVHMLSKLYDNDDDRLSTHFQFGDHAGIGYVFDNKWEVSAKIQHFSNGGYKKPNSGVNYGVIKVAYHF from the coding sequence ATGTTCTTCAAGAAGAATCTCCTCACCTGTGTCGCGGCCGCCGCCGCGCTGATGGCTGCCACTTCCAGCTTTGCCGCTGATGACAAGCTGATCGACTCCGTGTATGGCGAATACGCCAAGGGCGTCAAAATCCAGATGGTGCGCGCCGGCGTCACCTCGAACTGGGACAAGGCCTGGTTTGTATCGAACGGCACCCAGCTGAGCGGTTACTGGGATGCAAGCATCGGCGGCTGGGATGGCAAAAGCTATCGCAATGTTCCTGGCCAGCATCAAAGGCTGTGGGACCTGGGCTTCACTCCCGTCTTCCGCTTTGAAAACACGAATAAACTGGGCTTCTATGCGGAAGCGGGTATCGGCGTGCACATGCTGTCGAAGCTGTATGACAACGACGACGACCGCCTGTCGACCCACTTCCAGTTTGGCGACCATGCCGGCATCGGCTATGTGTTCGACAACAAATGGGAAGTCAGCGCCAAGATCCAGCACTTTTCAAATGGCGGCTACAAGAAACCAAACAGCGGCGTGAACTACGGCGTGATCAAAGTGGCGTACCACTTCTGA